The Gallus gallus isolate bGalGal1 chromosome 5, bGalGal1.mat.broiler.GRCg7b, whole genome shotgun sequence region cagtccagttggagtagtaggtctctgactgtATCCTCCTGAACTGTGGGGGATTTtgtctgctccccagctgagagtaccaggtcagagagtgcAGTACCAGACCTTAatgttgatatatttgtaaaagagtttcttgtttctttttaccCCAGCGGCCAGGTTGAATTCAAGCTGGgattttgcctttctgattctctctgcacatcttaacaacttctttgtattctttctgagttgcccgtcccttcttccacaggaggtagattctttttctcctggagcctcaagaacAGCTCTCTATTCATCCATGCCAGTCTTCTTCCTCGTGGGCtcattttgtggctcagggggatagcctgctcctgtgcctttaagacttccttcttgaaaagCTACCAGCCATCttggacccctttactctctaagactgaatcccaggggactccccctacTATTCTTCTGAACAATTCAAGTCcgccctccagaagtccaaggtagcagttttgctgttccccctcctggctccaccaagaatcgagaactctaccattttatggtcactctgtccaagacagcccccaacctctacatctcccaccagaccttctctgtttgttaACAGTCTTAGTCAATCTGCACTTTCGTCCCCTCACTCATACAGCTGCATATCTTGTAGAGCATGGGTATTGTGGCCAGAGTGCTGTTCTTTCTGGCTGATGCGTCCATTGGGTAGACTCAATGTTCAACCAATACCAAGAACTCATGCTAGATGCCCTGTAATGCGAGGGCTCATTGCTCTGGTTACTTGTTTTTCATACAGATGTTGTCTTGTGTTTGTGTGGCTGAAAGAGAATGTGTGACCTTGTAATAATACCTGGTCATGCAAGTTGACCCATCCTAAATTAAGATCTTCATCTGATGGAGAATCCGTGAGAAGTGGAACGTTATACTTGGTTGATTACAGGTGTGGCTAATGGAATTTAGTGCACAAATCATcttgtcttctcttcttcctgtaTTGGGTaaggacacagaaacaaaccaaaagatCATATCTTTAAATACCTGGCTTTGTGGCTGGCGCCACTGCCAGAACTTTGGTTTTTTTGACTACCAGTTAACCTACATCGTACTGGGTTTATGGACACTGGATGGGGTTTGCCTTACTCAAAGGGGGTGGAGGGTCCTTGGGAAAATGCTAACAGGTCTCACTgggagggctttaaactaggtcTGAAGTGGGACAGGGGTAGTGAGCCTTCCCATGATAAGGTGTGGGATGGCATAGCTAGAGTAGAGGGTCAGGGTGCTAGCAGGGACCTTGAAGGACCCACTACCCAGAGTGgtgctggcaacactgcagcacataCAAAACTGTATAATGATGAGGCGGTGACTGCAGGTGCAACAGGAGAAGGCAATGGGGAAATTCAAGGGAAATACCTAAAAGGAACTAAGGAGTTGTCCTATAAGGATGTGACAAGACCAGAGTCCCTCTACACCAGTGCACAcagcttgggaaacaaacaggagcagCTGGAACCTATTGTGCTGCTTGAAAACCAAGATATAGTTGTCATGACCAAAACCTGGTGGGATGATTCTCATGAGATCTCAGCAATGATCAACTGCATGAACAAGAGCAAATGCCAGATTCTGCATCTGGGAAGGGGCAACCTTGGCTACTGGTGGatgagatgctgaagagcagcactgctAAAAGGGAGCTGGGGGTCTTAGTCAACAGCAAGGTGAACgtgtcagcagtgtgccctggagCCAGGAAGGTCAACCATATCCTGGTGTGCATCAAGCACAGTATTGCCAgccaggcaagggaagggatTTTCCTGCTCTACACTGCACAGATGCAGCTTCATCTCGAGTACTGGGTACAGTTTTGGGTGCCACAGTACAGTAGAAACAATACCAATTACATATGCAGGTTGCATTACACAGTATTTTAGCTTTGTGTTAACGGTTTCAAACTGCCTGCTGCTAGCTGTAACGGCATATGACCAGTATGTGGCCATCTGTAAACCTCTGCTTTATACTGCCATCACGACTGAGATGCTCTGCTGAAATTTGGTGAAAGGCTCATACTTCTGGGTCTTCTGGAACTCATTGGTACACACCAGTGTCTTCCTAAAACTATCCTTTTGCTCTTGAAATGTGGTGAAGCACATCTTTTGTGATAACAGCCTGCTCTTCCCTATTTTGAAGAGAGTATTTCCTGATGTGAACTTTATTGCATGTGGaacagcattcattttcctGAATCCCTGTAAAATATGACAACAATTTCAGTGTATGTTGAAAGAGGCTTTGTAAAATATTACCAAGGTTTACGTGATGCCTAAAACTGCTGAAAAGTCATGCTGCAGTCAGAGATGAGCGATAGAAACaactgattatttaaaaaatatatatatatattttttgtgttCTTAATTTGTACTAAGATGACTGGTTGttcattcttaaaatgaaagtgtCTGAGTGGATCTGTTTGCAGTCAGGCAGCTAGAAAAGTAAATGCAAAGAGTGAAGAAGGGGCTTTAGTTCTGTGTTTGTGCATtagcaaagctgcttttcacTGTGACAGTGGAACACATGCAATTCATTTCTCTGTACCATAGCAGCATAAGAGCATTCAAATAAAGGCAAggaattttttcttccagagcagTTAAGCTCTAAACTCTAAGCTCTGTCTCTAAACAGTTTATCTTGAAAAACTCAAAATTGCTGACTACATGGAACTGTATTTGTCAACCAGGTTCAAAGAGAATCAGTGATATGAAAACTGACTCCTTGCAGTTTCTCTTGCTCAGGTTCAGGCCATTAGGCTCAGGGAAGCTATCTGTAAACACCTACAGAACAGCATCAAGAGAAATAACCAGGCCCTTGGAGCATTAAACCGTGTAGGGCACAAGCTCCAGCTCCCAGAAGCACACTGCAGATctctcctttaaaagaaaaatgttccttGCACACTGACTTTAACTTATTCCTAAAATCAATGCAAGAAGCTCATGCTCTGAAGAGGGCTTAAGGCTGAGCAAAATGATGGAGCATGAAGACAGGTAGATTTTTGACCTGCAAGACCTGACATAGATTTCAATAGCCAATGACTTATGATATTATTTCTTAGTGTAATAAGCTTGGAAAATTGCATCAGATCACTCCAGCCTGGCATTCAGAAGATAAGTGGGAAGATGAGGATTCAAGACaacagacaaaaattaaaaattgtttgAGGTCAAAAGAGATATACTTCAGGTCCATAGCTACCTAATTCTATCTGTCTGAATTTGGGCTGTACTGAAGTCAATCCAAGGTAAGAAACTGCAGTGTAGATGCTCATTAGAACTGCATGATGCTGGGTGTGTTGGCTGCAAATTATTGGTGTGCTTCTAAGAAGATGATTCCTTCCCAGGTTGCTACACTATGCAAAGCTTTCTCTactttcacatttctttcccttcagttcTTAGCTTTGCTCTGACACCATGAAACAGAAACTTCCTATTTCCATGTGCTACTAGGAAAACATGAGATAGTCACCATCAcaaatgcaaggtcttgcacctgggtcaaggcaaccctCACTACCAATAGAAGCtaggggatgaaaggattgagccagccctgctgaaaaagacctgggggtattggtgaatgggaagctggacatgagctagcaatgtgccctcacagcccagaaagccaactgtatcctgggctgcatcaaaagaagcatggccagcagagtgagggaagtgatcctgcccccctgctctgcactgtgagacctcaactggagcactgcatccagatgtggagtcctcagtgccgaagagacatggagctgttgcaCTGCATcctgaggagggccacagaaacgATCCAAGGTATGGAACACCTCTCgtacaaggacaggctgagagagctggagatGTTCAtcatggagaagggaaggctccaggcAGACCTGAGCGTGgcccttcagtatctaaaggggggctgtaagaaagaaagggaaagactctttagcagggtctgttctgctaggacaaggggaaatgttttcaagcttaaagagagtagatttaggtaggatacaaggaaaaagtcttttacagtgttTTCCAGACCTTCCTCCTAGCTATGTCTGTGTAGGCTTTAATTTGGAATGCAGGTCAGGAATTCAAACAGACGGCATCTTATATCAAGCATCTGATCAATAGTATTGAAAATGATGAGGAAGAAGTAACTAGCTGAAACTGGAAATCACAGCTGCAGtagaaactgcagcagagctggaagaaatCCCCAGAAAAATTGAAGGTTTACGTTGTTGGTGgtcttctggttttgtttttgtaaaagaCATCTAGGAGACTGATACTTTGGCTACGTAGCATTTTGGCtagcaaaggaaaatgacatAAATCCCAGATTAAAGTCACCTttatgaaaacaagcaaacaaacaaacaaaccacctACATGCAATAGCACTAGCTTTTGGAGTCCAGTCAGTTACAGGTAAGATTATGGAGATTCAAGAGTACATTTCTTGCTGCAGTATTTGGATAGATTTTTACATGCTCCACCAGGCgtgcaacaaaacaaaataacaactgCAAATCCTTGTTGCAGCCCTTCTCACCTCAGCGTGAAGGCACGATCAGGCTACAATTCCAGAACAAACCTAAAATGGCCAGTTCCATTTTCTCTGTGTAACGAACTCCGTTTCCTTCACACTGATCCCTCTTTGTAATTCAGCAGATCTCCCAGTGCATCCCGCAAGTGTCAGATGGATGGGAGGAATGAGAGCAGGATGACCCAATTCATCCTCCTAGGACTGACAGATGGCACGGAGCTGCAGGTCCctctcttcttcatcttctcagTGATCTACACCATTGCTGTGCTGGGGAACCTTGGCATGATCGTTTTGATTTGGACTCACCTCCAGCTTCACACTCCCATGTATTTCTTCCTCGGTAATTTGTCTGTGATCGACCTCTGCTCTGCTACTGTCTTTGCTCCAAGGATGCTGGGGAACTTCTTTGCACAGAGCAAAGCCATTTCCTATTCTGCGTGCCTTTCCcagactttcttttttgttgttttcatcaCCACGGAGGTGTTCTTGCTAACGGCAATGGCGTATGACCGTTACGTAGCCATCTGTAGCCCCCTGCTCTATAGCACTGTTATGACCAAGCGAGTCTGTATGCAGTTGGTGGTGGGATCATACATGGGGGGACTCCTGAACTCGCTGACACACACCTGCGGCTTGCTGGGGCTGCCGTTCTGTGGCCCCAATGTCATCAATCATTACTTTTGTGACATCCCTCCCTTGCTGCAGCTTGCATGCTCGGATACCCATCGTAATGAGACTTTGCTGTTAGCTTTCTCTGCGGTTATTGCCCTGTTTACTCTCTTTGTCATCACTGCTTCCTATATGCTCATCCTATCTGTCATTCTGAAGATCCAGTCAGATGATGGCAGGAAGAAAACCTTCCACACTTGTGCCTCTCACCTGACAGCCATCACCATTTTCTTTGGATCCCTTGCTTTTAGCTACatccagcccagctccagctaCTCAATAGAGCAGGAGAAAGTCTCAGCAGTCTTCTACACGCTCCTGGTCCCCATGCTGAACCCCTTGATCTACAGCCTGAGAAACAAGGAGGTGAGGAGCAGCTTCAGAAGGACATTTAGGGTGCGAGAGCTTTTCCACTAGTCACTGCAAGTGCCTGTTGAAAAATAGGAAGACAAAGCTGATGGTAAGGAGTCTGGGATTATTGTTCCAAATACCAAAATTCATAGTGTCTTGCAACAAGTAAATGACATGTATAATACTATCAAGTACACTTTTCTTTTGTGGTACTCTCCTGTGATAGTCTGAagatttaacttcattttccaaagcaggagaaacagaacatgtttattttttcacagaGACAATATTTGCTAGAGATGGTGTGATCTGCTTGATGACATGGGCTCATTTAGAATGTTTTTGGGAAGGGACATTTGCATGGCTCATGCTTAGTGAGCTGCCTTCTGAAGTAAAGAGAAAGAGATTCCTAagtgtttgcttatttttgcaTGAAAACACTTGAACAAATTCATGAGCATATCTGGCTGTCATGCAGTGCACTAACAGGGCTTTTAGGCGGTGACAGTATCAAATCTCTAAGTGAAGAAGGATGTGCAAATTGGGTGGACGGACACTGTTAGGTTAGATTTGATGTTATGTTTGCTTGGAAATCAGTTCTCACTGTGCTACCCTTTCCTGAAACAACACAAGAAGGAAGATGGTGGTTACCAGCCATCTGCTTTCTCTGGAGCACAGGACATTATTAATTACGTCTATggaagctgcaaaaaaaaaaaaggcatgtaGTACACTTTTGCATCACTTGGGTTCATTTTCTTGCAGTCCCAATATAGTCTAAATAGACAAGACTCCCTTGTTTAACTTCACACATCCATAGCACAGATGTCTACCTCTGTACTGGTTTCTCTCATTTCCCTTCATAATGAAGACCAAACATTTACACTTCAGGATCACAATCATCTAAATGGTTTTAGACTCCCACTCTCATTAGCTGGGGGATGAACGAGCCCCAGAAATACctgtttgttcctttgcttgtttttttcccatgacGGAACAGGAAGTCCAAGTGTAAGAACTTGAGTAGACATCTGTATTGGACAAAGAAGGTTAAGTTTGGGAAGAGACAAATGTTTATGTTTGTGGTTACCACTGTAGATGTCTACATCTTTATAGGTGAACCCCTGTTATTGTTCTAAGCATACTGGAAAGCTTTGtttatgtttaatatttttacataaggaaaaaaatgagtgaaattccaagaaaaagcaaacaacaccAGAAAACTTCACCAGCAGCTATTGGTTATAAATGTCTTTTGTGGTATTATCCTGGGACAGTGTGAagatttaacttcattttccaaagcagaGTGCCCTGAACAGCCTCTTTCATGCAGAAACAGGTGTCCCAAAGCAACTCAACTAGAGTTCTTTACTCATTTCATGCTGAGGTGGATTCAAACTGCAAATAAATTGAGATGATTGTTTGCTGTCTTTAATTACAGGAATCAGTGGAAATATTAGGGATTCCTGTGCTCACAGTATTGTGTAGTTGTTCAAGGCAGTGTGTCTTCCCTGTTCTACAAATGGAACACCATGAAGCTCCATACCAAGAAATTGTGCAATATGCAGAAGGCAGGTGAAAGAGACAGAGATTAAAGCAACTTTAATTAGCAGTTCAACATCCCACATACTGTAATGTAACAATGttttcactgacaaaaatgaaatctgaaaagcaCACAGCTACATGCAAGCTCATTTACCCAGGGCCCATTTAGAGACATGGCAGGGTAGGGAAAAGGTTGGTTTTCTTAAGGTTGTGGCTGAATTCTACTTGGTCTACATGTATTACCCTTTAGACAGTCTATCTTTCTTCACTGCCTAGAAAGAAATCATATACAGATGATAGCCATATCATAGACCTATAATGAGACATTAAAGACTAGACGTTGATTCTGGAAAAGCCTTCTAGTTTCCCTCTGCCAATGCAGATGTACTGGTGTCTGAGAAACTTTAGCTGAATCATATCTAAACATGGTCTCTGTCAATAAGGCAGCTGAAAAGACGAGGCTGGATTGTATGCCTAGTGCTAGGCACAGTGGGACCTTAGATTTCTATACACCAATGAAGAACAGAAGTTAGATTTAGGCAGTAAGAAAACAGGTATCCTCAGGCATCTTCTGGAGTCATCTCCCACTCTGCATATACACAGAACAGGATGACTCAGGAGCTAATTAAGGATTAAACTACCTTAGAATAAGATAAATTAACGTGACTATATAAGAATATCTCTCCTTGTCTCCCTTCTTCTCTagatgaagacaggctgaagaagtggggcttgtttagccttggaaagagaaggctccaggagacttcattgtggcctccCATTACTTAAAAGAGCTTATAGAAAAGAGGGAGAGCAACATTCTATgcagtctgatagtgacaagacaagagggaatggttttaaactagaagaggggaggtGTAGGTTAGATATTCATGGAGAATCCTTTACTCAGAGTGTAGTGAGGCAAtagcacaggctgtgcagaagaagctgtgaatgcccctGATCTGGTTCaggggcaaccagcccacagcagggtttggggctgggggggcttgGAGGacacttccaacccaaccattgtgtggctctgtgattctgGGATCTAACCAAAGtctgaaaaaacacattttctccacTTCTCTGTTTTCCACAAACAGCAATGACTGATGACAAGCAACACCTTAAAGCATCAGAAATACCATAAAGCTTCTTAAGATGTCGTTGTGATGTAATTAGCTCCTCTCTCTCAGGGGACGTAAAGTACAGTATAATTGCCCTGCTACTGTGGTCTGGCTGTCAAATATATAATTGCTTCAGACTTTTTCTGAGTGTActaacacagctctgcagctaaGTGCCTGCCTTCTGGACATAAGGATTAAAAATCAGAGGAGTGAGGAATAAATAAGCTGGATACCTCTTATTACTTCCCGTGAAAATTAATCCTTACTGAAGTTTGCTTTGTAAAGTAAGTATCTGCTGAAAGTTGCCTATTGATTGATTCTGCAGAACTACAGAACTGAATTAAGTCTTAGTTACAAGGGCATGTCTTAGCATTAAATGGGTTGAGACATTCTAGAAGAGAGTAAAGCAGTTTGTCTCATTTTTTTACAAAGACTCTAATGAGTAACTGGGAACCATCtgggctttttcctttctatcttGGGTTGCTTGAATGCTTCTCCTGTGCAACTAAAAGGAATGAGCATGGTATAAGCACAGCTACTGAACAGCATGTTTGCCTTATGATGTAGGACTGATATCACATCTCGACTTGGCATCCATAAGTAACTCTTCTAGGTTCCATGCCATTAGATTCTTATCCTCAAATACGTATTTTACAAGTGTGTGGAGTAGATGTGATGCATGCCATCCTACTGGTGCCTTACTTCTCTCTGCTAAATATAAGAAGTCTAGAAGTCTTGAAGACAAGTAAAATTGGGCTGCCAAGAGTGGCCTTTATATTGATATGAATGTTCCCCAAGATTATATCTGGTCTATCTTCTTCCCTGGTCAACAAAAACACTTTTGTCCTCACCCAAGAACATGACAAATCCGATGTGTCCACTCACTGCAGAGAAAGAGAGCCTATGCAACTGACTCCTGTTAAACATCAAGATTTTAGATAGCTGGTTTGGGTGGGGTAAATGAATGGATGAATAAATGAATTCATTATCTAGGTATAGTTAATTCTCATGGCAAAAAGCATTTTAGGAACTTGGGATTTTGTCAAGTCTTTGCTGTGTGATTGTAGATCATGGATGTGAGCATTTCACGCTTCCTTTCCTCATCAATTTTGAAGCACTAATAAAACCTTTATCATTTGTACTCTTGCTCCTGATGTCTGATAGCACACCAGTGAAACCCAATGGCTTTGGGAAACTGCACAACACCAACCACGTTCATTCTGTCTGGATTGACAGACAATCCAAGGCTGCAGATGCCTCTCTTCATGGTGTTTTTAGTCATCTACACCACCACCTTGCTAACAAATCTGGGTCTGATTGCACTAATCAGTGTGGATCTCCACCTTCAAACACCAATGTATATTTTCCTCCAAAATCTGTCTTTCACGGATGCTGCTTATTCTACAGTCATCACTCCCAAAATGTTGGCTacatttttagaagaaagaaaaacaatttcgTATGTAGGTTGcattctgcagtattttagctttgttttgttgacAACCTCAGAGTGCTTGCTGCTAGCTGTGATGGCATATGACCGGTATGTGGCCATCTGTAAACCTCTGCTTTATCCTTCCATCATGACCAAGGCGGTCTGCTGGAGGCTGGTGAAAGGTTTGTACTTCTTGGCCTTCCTGAACTCCCTGGTGCACACCAGTGGCTTGCTAAAACTAtccttttgctcttcaaatgtGGTAAACCATTTCTTCTGTGATAACAGCCCCCTCTTCcagatttcttcttccagtaCCACTCTCAATGAGCTGCTGGTTATCATTTTTGGCAGCTTGTTTGTAATGAGCAGCATCATAACCATCCTCATCTCATATGTTTTCATTATTCTGACTGTGGTGAGGATCCGCTCCAAGGATGGGAAATACAAGGCCTTTTCCACCTGCACCTCTCACCTGATGGCTGTCTCCTTGTTCCATGGAACTGTCATCTTCATGTACTTGCGATCTGTCAAGCTCTTCTCTCTGGACACAGACAAAATTGCATCTTTGTTCTACACCGTGGTGATCCCTATgctgaaccccctc contains the following coding sequences:
- the OR1052 gene encoding olfactory receptor-like protein COR9 — its product is MDGRNESRMTQFILLGLTDGTELQVPLFFIFSVIYTIAVLGNLGMIVLIWTHLQLHTPMYFFLGNLSVIDLCSATVFAPRMLGNFFAQSKAISYSACLSQTFFFVVFITTEVFLLTAMAYDRYVAICSPLLYSTVMTKRVCMQLVVGSYMGGLLNSLTHTCGLLGLPFCGPNVINHYFCDIPPLLQLACSDTHRNETLLLAFSAVIALFTLFVITASYMLILSVILKIQSDDGRKKTFHTCASHLTAITIFFGSLAFSYIQPSSSYSIEQEKVSAVFYTLLVPMLNPLIYSLRNKEVRSSFRRTFRVRELFH
- the OLFR3A gene encoding olfactory receptor-like protein COR2, whose amino-acid sequence is MALGNCTTPTTFILSGLTDNPRLQMPLFMVFLVIYTTTLLTNLGLIALISVDLHLQTPMYIFLQNLSFTDAAYSTVITPKMLATFLEERKTISYVGCILQYFSFVLLTTSECLLLAVMAYDRYVAICKPLLYPSIMTKAVCWRLVKGLYFLAFLNSLVHTSGLLKLSFCSSNVVNHFFCDNSPLFQISSSSTTLNELLVIIFGSLFVMSSIITILISYVFIILTVVRIRSKDGKYKAFSTCTSHLMAVSLFHGTVIFMYLRSVKLFSLDTDKIASLFYTVVIPMLNPLIYSWRNKEVKDALRRLTATSIWLH